The following coding sequences are from one Rathayibacter sp. VKM Ac-2760 window:
- a CDS encoding TetR/AcrR family transcriptional regulator gives MPSKGSYAKGVAKREEILQTALEVFSRQGYRKASLREISEEVGLTQAGLLHYFDSKEELFAEVLRKRDDTDRAVYDLEKKGDDAIEEVVRLIRHNSEVPGLVHLYATLSADATDESHPAHPFFVERYQTVNEVFAARVRDDQSEGLIAADIDPDIAAKMITALSDGLQVQWLLDDSVDMGSIVETFWSLLKRVR, from the coding sequence ATGCCGAGCAAGGGGAGCTACGCCAAGGGTGTCGCCAAGCGCGAGGAGATCCTGCAGACCGCCCTCGAGGTGTTCTCGCGCCAGGGGTACCGCAAGGCCTCGCTGCGCGAGATCTCGGAGGAGGTCGGCCTCACGCAGGCCGGACTGCTGCACTACTTCGACTCGAAGGAGGAGCTCTTCGCCGAGGTCCTCCGCAAGCGCGACGACACCGACCGCGCCGTCTACGACCTGGAGAAGAAGGGCGACGACGCGATCGAGGAGGTCGTCCGCCTCATCCGCCACAACAGCGAGGTGCCCGGGCTCGTCCACCTCTACGCGACGCTCTCCGCCGACGCGACCGACGAGTCGCACCCCGCGCACCCGTTCTTCGTCGAGCGCTACCAGACCGTCAACGAGGTCTTCGCCGCCCGCGTCCGCGACGACCAGAGCGAGGGTCTCATCGCCGCCGACATCGATCCGGACATCGCGGCGAAGATGATCACGGCCCTGTCCGACGGCCTCCAGGTGCAGTGGCTGCTCGACGACTCGGTGGACATGGGCTCGATCGTCGAGACGTTCTGGTCGCTGCTCAAGCGGGTCCGCTGA
- a CDS encoding DedA family protein — protein MNDALTGILAFVVSVPPLWRTLLAGVAVFFETTILAGLIVPGDTIVIVSATGVTSPLQFVALALTVIVGALCGESVGFLLGRWFGPRIRGSRLGRRLGEKNWLRAERYLARRGGIAVFLSRFLPVLHSLIPLTVGMSAMSYRTFMAWTTPACIVWSFAYVGVGAAAAGGYRELSDQLHYAGYLFVGAIVVFVLVVLGVKKLLSRAEARHLDE, from the coding sequence GTGAACGACGCCCTGACCGGCATCCTCGCCTTCGTGGTGAGCGTGCCGCCGCTCTGGCGGACGCTGCTGGCCGGTGTCGCCGTGTTCTTCGAGACGACGATCCTCGCCGGGCTGATCGTGCCCGGCGACACGATCGTGATCGTCAGTGCGACCGGGGTCACCTCCCCCCTGCAGTTCGTCGCCCTCGCGCTCACCGTCATCGTCGGCGCGCTCTGCGGCGAGTCGGTCGGCTTCCTCCTCGGCCGGTGGTTCGGCCCGCGGATCCGCGGCTCGCGCCTCGGCCGCCGGCTCGGCGAGAAGAACTGGCTGCGGGCCGAGCGCTACCTCGCCCGCCGCGGCGGCATCGCCGTGTTCCTCTCCCGCTTCCTGCCGGTGCTGCACTCGCTCATCCCCCTCACGGTCGGGATGAGCGCGATGAGCTACCGCACCTTCATGGCGTGGACGACTCCGGCGTGCATCGTCTGGTCGTTCGCCTACGTCGGCGTCGGCGCGGCTGCCGCGGGCGGCTACCGCGAGCTGTCCGACCAGCTGCACTACGCCGGCTATCTCTTCGTCGGCGCGATCGTCGTCTTCGTGCTGGTCGTCCTCGGCGTGAAGAAGCTCCTCTCACGCGCAGAGGCGCGTCACCTCGATGAGTGA